Proteins from a genomic interval of Clostridium sp. AN503:
- a CDS encoding alpha/beta hydrolase-fold protein gives MIKKWNITYPAHTGEEQRGVYLYLPESYDFDSGRRYPVLYMFDGHNVFFDSDATYGKSWGMKEYMDRTGTQMIIAAIECSHGENNERLSEYSPFDFSDPGLGRFKGRGRETMDWLVNTFKPEIDRTYRTIPDRENTWIAGSSMGGLMSLYAVMEYNHIFAGAAALSPSVWVAPAKLSRLVRESKLYPRTTVYMDYGSDENGFYPKIQTQFAKIASSLMERRVLVTSRVVPGGTHCEACWERQIPFMISTLLYGRDQEGEAAHGN, from the coding sequence ATGATAAAAAAATGGAACATTACTTACCCGGCCCACACCGGAGAGGAACAGCGCGGCGTATATCTGTATCTGCCGGAGTCCTACGATTTTGACTCTGGACGCCGTTATCCGGTCCTCTATATGTTTGACGGTCATAACGTTTTTTTTGACAGTGACGCGACCTACGGGAAGAGCTGGGGAATGAAAGAATATATGGACAGAACAGGGACTCAGATGATCATCGCGGCGATAGAATGCAGCCACGGTGAGAACAACGAGAGGCTCTCGGAATACTCCCCTTTTGATTTTTCTGATCCGGGGCTTGGCCGTTTTAAAGGCCGTGGCAGGGAGACGATGGACTGGCTGGTAAATACATTTAAACCTGAGATCGACCGTACATACCGCACGATCCCAGACCGTGAGAATACCTGGATTGCGGGCAGTTCTATGGGCGGTCTGATGAGTCTTTACGCAGTCATGGAATACAATCACATATTTGCAGGAGCTGCCGCGCTGTCGCCGTCTGTGTGGGTAGCCCCGGCGAAATTGAGCCGCCTCGTCCGGGAGTCGAAGCTGTATCCACGGACCACCGTTTACATGGATTACGGTTCTGACGAAAACGGTTTTTATCCGAAGATCCAGACTCAGTTTGCAAAGATCGCATCGTCTCTCATGGAGCGCCGGGTCCTGGTTACAAGCCGGGTCGTACCGGGAGGAACTCACTGTGAAGCGTGCTGGGAGCGGCAGATTCCTTTTATGATAAGTACACTCCTGTATGGCAGGGACCAGGAAGGAGAGGCGGCACATGGAAACTAA
- a CDS encoding alpha/beta hydrolase-fold protein, with protein METNYHRWYSPALERDMECKVYGHAGRPVLFIPCQDGRFYDFENYHMTDSWAPWIDSGEVMVFAVDTVDGETWSDHVRDAYWRIRRYEQWIRYITDEIISFIHDTVNRHNGWSGRPGVLAFGCSLGATHAANLYFRRPDLFDGVLALSGIYSADFGFDGYMDEVVYQNSPVHCLPNMPEDHPYIGLYNQKKAIFCTGQGPWEQPEATRLLGDILERKRISAWVDYWGHDSAHDWYWWHRQVSYYVPYLLGKM; from the coding sequence ATGGAAACTAACTATCACAGATGGTACAGTCCAGCCTTAGAACGCGATATGGAGTGCAAGGTCTACGGCCATGCCGGGCGTCCGGTGCTCTTTATACCGTGTCAGGACGGTCGGTTTTATGATTTTGAGAATTACCATATGACAGATTCCTGGGCGCCCTGGATCGATTCCGGGGAGGTCATGGTGTTTGCAGTGGATACGGTGGATGGAGAGACCTGGTCGGACCATGTCAGAGATGCATATTGGCGTATCCGCCGCTATGAGCAGTGGATACGCTATATCACAGATGAGATCATTTCCTTTATTCATGACACTGTAAACCGGCATAACGGATGGAGCGGGCGTCCGGGGGTGTTGGCATTTGGATGCAGCCTGGGTGCGACCCATGCAGCCAACTTATATTTCCGCAGGCCGGATCTGTTTGACGGGGTTTTAGCGCTGAGTGGGATCTACAGTGCAGACTTTGGGTTTGACGGCTATATGGACGAGGTGGTTTATCAGAATTCCCCGGTCCACTGCCTGCCCAATATGCCGGAAGATCATCCCTATATTGGCCTGTACAATCAGAAGAAGGCGATTTTCTGTACAGGACAGGGACCATGGGAACAGCCGGAGGCGACCCGCCTGCTGGGGGATATCCTGGAGCGCAAGCGCATATCTGCGTGGGTCGATTACTGGGGGCATGACAGTGCCCATGACTGGTACTGGTGGCATCGGCAGGTGTCCTATTATGTACCGTATCTGCTGGGAAAAATGTAA
- a CDS encoding carbamoylphosphate synthase large subunit: MKNVVFISPNFPTNYWQFCRELKKNGMNVLGIGDQPYEELDENLKANLHEYYKVGNLENYDEVYRGVAFLIFKYGHIDWLESNNEYWLERDARLRTEYHITSGFQTEDIPRIKFKSRMKEYYKMAGIPTARYHMVGDVDGCREFIRQVGYPVVVKPDNGVGASHTYKLKNEEDLERFFIKREADVPYIMEEFIYAEVNSYDAVIDSQGEPMFETGNVTPMSIMDIVNHNDNSIYYILKELPRDTRQAGRATVKSFGVKSRFVHFEFFRLTRDQVGLGKKGDLVALEVNMRPCGGFTPDMIDFAHETDVYKIWADMIAFDKTEMPEGKHNYCAFAGRRDGKNFTYSHEEILRRYSAQIKMSQRLPDVLATAMGNQMYVALFPEREEMDQFYSDVLQCEPNVLPD; this comes from the coding sequence ATGAAAAATGTTGTATTTATATCGCCGAATTTCCCGACCAATTACTGGCAGTTCTGCCGGGAATTAAAGAAAAACGGGATGAATGTGCTGGGGATCGGAGACCAGCCATATGAGGAGCTGGACGAGAACCTGAAAGCAAACCTGCACGAATATTATAAGGTGGGGAACCTGGAAAATTACGATGAGGTATATCGCGGAGTGGCGTTTTTGATTTTTAAATACGGTCATATAGACTGGCTGGAATCCAACAATGAATATTGGCTGGAACGGGATGCAAGGCTGCGTACGGAGTACCATATTACCAGTGGATTCCAGACGGAGGATATACCCCGGATCAAGTTTAAGTCCCGCATGAAGGAGTATTATAAGATGGCGGGCATCCCCACGGCACGATACCATATGGTCGGGGATGTGGATGGCTGCCGGGAATTTATCCGCCAGGTGGGATATCCTGTGGTGGTGAAGCCGGACAATGGAGTGGGGGCGTCCCATACCTACAAGCTGAAGAATGAGGAAGATCTGGAGCGTTTCTTTATAAAACGTGAAGCTGACGTGCCTTATATTATGGAGGAATTCATCTATGCGGAGGTCAACTCCTACGATGCGGTCATCGATTCCCAGGGGGAGCCGATGTTTGAGACCGGCAATGTAACGCCCATGTCCATTATGGATATCGTGAACCACAATGACAATTCTATTTATTATATCTTAAAAGAGCTTCCGCGGGATACGAGACAGGCGGGGCGCGCTACAGTCAAAAGCTTTGGTGTCAAAAGCCGTTTTGTGCATTTTGAGTTTTTCCGCCTGACCAGGGATCAGGTGGGGCTTGGAAAGAAGGGGGATCTGGTGGCGCTGGAGGTGAACATGCGTCCATGCGGCGGATTTACGCCGGATATGATCGACTTTGCCCACGAAACGGACGTATATAAGATCTGGGCAGATATGATCGCTTTTGACAAGACAGAGATGCCGGAGGGGAAGCATAATTACTGCGCATTTGCAGGACGGCGGGACGGTAAGAATTTCACATACAGCCACGAGGAGATCCTGAGGCGCTACAGTGCACAGATCAAAATGTCACAGCGCCTGCCGGATGTCCTCGCGACTGCCATGGGCAATCAGATGTATGTGGCCCTTTTCCCTGAGAGAGAAGAGATGGACCAGTTTTACAGTGATGTGTTGCAGTGTGAGCCGAACGTGCTGCCGGATTAA
- a CDS encoding nitroreductase codes for MNSVMENLLTRRSVRAFEKKAIPADELDQILQAAVYAPSGMGRQTWQFTVVTDREKIQKLAAVVEKELNRPGYDMYAPEVIIIPSNERDSRFGKEDNACALENIFLAAHSFGIGSVWINQIRDICDAPAARALLKEWGVPDSHVVYGIAALGYPAPAPEKEIHKTGKIVMAD; via the coding sequence ATGAATTCAGTTATGGAAAATCTGCTGACAAGAAGAAGCGTGCGTGCATTTGAGAAAAAGGCGATTCCTGCGGATGAGCTGGACCAGATCTTACAGGCGGCTGTCTATGCCCCCAGCGGCATGGGACGCCAGACCTGGCAGTTCACAGTCGTGACCGACCGCGAGAAGATCCAGAAGCTGGCGGCTGTGGTGGAAAAAGAACTAAACCGCCCCGGCTACGACATGTATGCACCGGAAGTCATCATTATCCCGTCCAACGAGAGAGACAGCCGTTTCGGCAAGGAGGACAATGCCTGCGCTCTGGAAAATATCTTCCTGGCTGCCCACTCTTTTGGGATCGGTTCTGTATGGATCAATCAGATCCGGGACATCTGTGATGCGCCTGCTGCCCGCGCTCTCCTAAAGGAGTGGGGCGTACCGGACAGCCACGTCGTCTACGGCATCGCTGCCCTGGGTTATCCGGCACCGGCTCCGGAAAAGGAAATACATAAGACCGGCAAAATCGTGATGGCGGATTAA
- a CDS encoding PH domain-containing protein, which produces MAQQGDTILWKDRKHHLWFPISFTSYFIENDRLMIKTGLLNTQMEETLLYRIVDLTCRQSLAGKIFGTGDIILKTKVDTSPEIVLKNIINPFGVRTLISNAVEDSRQKRNVVGKEFYGSGGHGHVDLDGDGICDFEEPDEL; this is translated from the coding sequence ATGGCGCAGCAGGGCGACACCATATTGTGGAAGGACAGAAAGCACCATCTCTGGTTTCCCATCAGCTTTACATCCTATTTTATTGAAAACGACCGTCTGATGATAAAAACAGGACTTTTGAATACCCAGATGGAGGAGACGCTTTTATACCGCATCGTCGACTTGACCTGCAGGCAGTCTCTTGCCGGCAAGATCTTTGGGACCGGGGACATTATCTTAAAAACAAAAGTCGATACTTCACCAGAGATCGTCCTCAAGAATATCATCAATCCCTTTGGAGTCCGGACCCTCATCTCCAATGCGGTGGAGGACAGCCGTCAGAAGCGCAACGTGGTAGGCAAGGAATTCTACGGCAGCGGGGGACATGGTCATGTGGACCTGGATGGTGACGGCATCTGCGACTTTGAAGAACCCGATGAACTGTAA
- a CDS encoding tRNA-dihydrouridine synthase family protein: MKIYFAPMEGITGYVYRNAHHQYFDHVDQYFTPFITPNQTRKLTSRELNDVMPEHNREVPVVPQILTNKAEDFVWAAGKLKEFGYREVNLNLGCPSGTVVSKNRGSGFLAWPVALDRFLREVSQGLEQAGMKLSVKTRIGKDDPEEFEDLLKIFNRYPMESLIIHPRIQTDFYKNHPNMEVFRMAVKESVNPVCYNGDLFSVQDVEEFRRQFPTVEALMLGRGILTNPALPSMLCGGGTSPASVLDKQRLKAFHDAVLFGYRQAIQGDKNVLFKMKELWFYLSDAFEDSKKPVKRIKKSQCMEDYQTEVDSLFASCSLSAPPVFHG; the protein is encoded by the coding sequence ATGAAAATTTATTTTGCACCGATGGAGGGCATCACTGGATATGTGTACCGGAATGCGCACCATCAGTATTTTGACCATGTGGATCAATATTTCACACCGTTTATCACACCAAACCAGACCAGGAAACTGACATCCAGGGAGTTAAATGATGTGATGCCGGAGCATAACCGGGAGGTGCCGGTGGTGCCCCAGATATTGACTAATAAGGCGGAGGATTTTGTATGGGCTGCTGGAAAGCTTAAGGAGTTTGGTTACCGGGAAGTTAACTTGAATCTGGGCTGTCCATCGGGGACGGTGGTGTCCAAAAACCGAGGGTCCGGGTTCCTGGCCTGGCCGGTGGCGCTGGACCGTTTCCTGAGGGAGGTAAGCCAGGGGCTGGAACAGGCAGGGATGAAGCTTTCTGTTAAGACACGCATTGGCAAGGACGATCCGGAGGAATTTGAGGATCTCTTAAAAATATTTAACCGCTATCCGATGGAATCGCTGATCATCCATCCAAGGATACAGACGGATTTCTATAAAAACCATCCAAATATGGAGGTGTTCCGGATGGCTGTAAAGGAGAGTGTGAACCCGGTATGCTATAACGGGGATCTGTTCTCGGTACAGGATGTGGAGGAATTCAGGCGTCAGTTCCCCACGGTGGAAGCTCTGATGCTTGGCAGGGGCATCCTTACAAACCCTGCGCTGCCATCCATGCTCTGCGGGGGCGGTACATCGCCTGCATCTGTTTTGGATAAACAGCGCCTGAAGGCCTTTCATGACGCAGTCCTTTTCGGATACCGCCAGGCGATCCAGGGGGATAAAAATGTCCTGTTCAAGATGAAGGAGCTCTGGTTTTATCTAAGCGATGCCTTTGAGGACAGTAAAAAACCTGTAAAGAGGATCAAGAAGTCCCAGTGCATGGAGGACTACCAGACAGAGGTGGACAGCCTGTTTGCTTCCTGCAGCCTGTCTGCGCCTCCGGTTTTCCATGGATGA
- a CDS encoding sigma-70 family RNA polymerase sigma factor has product MRQPMERAAESLLIRNYERYYRLAYAYVKTEEDALDVVQESAYKVMSNCRKVKQAEYLETWIYRIVLNTAKDMLRKRMPVLPLDLEAENRLAGYEDTYADLDLEEALDRLEESEKTIVLLRFFEDRTLDEIARTTDMNVSTVKSRLYRALKKLKVALEV; this is encoded by the coding sequence GTGCGGCAGCCAATGGAGCGGGCGGCAGAATCACTGCTGATCCGCAATTACGAGAGGTATTACCGTCTGGCATATGCTTATGTGAAGACGGAGGAGGACGCCCTGGATGTGGTCCAGGAAAGCGCTTATAAGGTCATGTCAAACTGCAGAAAGGTGAAGCAGGCGGAATATCTGGAAACCTGGATTTACCGGATCGTTCTCAACACGGCAAAGGATATGCTCAGGAAGCGTATGCCGGTGCTGCCTCTGGATTTAGAAGCAGAAAACCGGCTTGCGGGATATGAGGATACTTATGCGGATTTAGATCTCGAGGAGGCGCTTGACCGTCTGGAGGAGAGCGAGAAAACTATCGTGCTTTTGAGATTTTTCGAAGACAGGACGCTGGATGAGATCGCCAGGACTACAGATATGAATGTCAGTACGGTCAAATCACGGCTGTATAGGGCGTTAAAGAAGCTAAAGGTCGCATTGGAAGTGTAA
- a CDS encoding RsiV family protein: MNDNGMKSHDRDHNMETGPEQETMDRLRAEYEEISVPEEARLRVQQGIRQAKAERGRRSAVRWFRNTGTVMVASLAALMVVVNTSQAAAQTLEQIPVLGSITRVVTFRDYTDQKEHFEAKVEVPKVELEPSASDSGISEELKKNYELTNEQIDAYAQKFINDYEEALREFGGQGNYALESSYKVLRDDEKYLSIRIDTTVVMAGGTQYVKIYNIDKGSGKAVSLSELFKVPQEALAAVSGNIMEQMRTQMQQDTGKSYFLDSEMPDLDFKGLTGEESYYFNENGELVIWFNEYDVAPGYMGAVEFTIPASVFSQYLMN, encoded by the coding sequence ATGAACGATAACGGCATGAAAAGTCATGACAGGGATCATAATATGGAAACAGGGCCAGAACAGGAAACGATGGACCGCCTGAGGGCAGAGTACGAGGAGATCTCTGTTCCAGAGGAGGCGCGGCTCCGGGTGCAGCAGGGTATCCGGCAGGCCAAAGCGGAGCGTGGCAGGAGGAGCGCAGTCAGATGGTTCCGCAATACCGGAACGGTGATGGTGGCGTCGCTGGCAGCGCTTATGGTGGTGGTGAACACCAGCCAGGCCGCGGCTCAGACCTTAGAGCAGATTCCGGTGCTGGGCAGCATTACCCGTGTGGTGACATTCCGGGATTATACGGACCAGAAAGAGCATTTTGAAGCAAAAGTGGAGGTACCGAAGGTGGAGCTTGAGCCTTCTGCCTCTGACAGCGGTATCAGCGAGGAGCTGAAGAAGAACTACGAGCTGACTAACGAGCAGATCGACGCATATGCACAGAAGTTCATCAATGACTATGAGGAGGCTTTGCGTGAATTCGGAGGCCAGGGCAATTATGCGCTGGAATCCTCATACAAAGTCCTGAGGGATGATGAGAAATACTTGTCCATCCGCATTGATACTACCGTGGTGATGGCAGGAGGCACCCAGTATGTGAAGATCTACAATATTGACAAAGGATCGGGAAAGGCAGTTTCCTTGAGCGAACTGTTTAAAGTCCCGCAGGAAGCGCTTGCAGCTGTCAGCGGAAACATTATGGAACAGATGAGAACGCAGATGCAGCAGGACACCGGTAAGAGCTATTTCCTGGACAGTGAGATGCCGGACCTGGATTTTAAAGGGCTGACCGGGGAGGAGAGTTATTATTTCAATGAAAACGGGGAGCTGGTCATCTGGTTTAATGAATATGATGTGGCCCCGGGATATATGGGAGCAGTAGAATTTACCATACCGGCGTCCGTGTTTTCCCAGTATCTTATGAATTGA
- a CDS encoding response regulator → MSVNVVAVDNAPDLLEKITGIFHGLEDVTLLGCFEEAVAVVEFVKENQVDMVFTDIVMPDISGISLASELHKLPDAPAVVLMSSIPGFSLEAWKIQAFGFLEKPYTRAQVARMVKKYQEREKDMEW, encoded by the coding sequence ATGTCGGTCAATGTTGTGGCGGTGGATAATGCGCCGGATCTGCTGGAAAAGATCACGGGAATCTTCCACGGTTTAGAGGACGTAACGCTGCTGGGCTGCTTTGAGGAGGCTGTTGCAGTGGTGGAATTTGTAAAAGAGAATCAGGTGGATATGGTATTTACAGACATTGTTATGCCGGATATCAGCGGCATCAGCCTGGCGTCAGAACTGCATAAGCTGCCTGACGCCCCGGCGGTGGTGCTGATGTCCAGTATTCCGGGTTTTTCCCTGGAAGCGTGGAAGATCCAGGCCTTTGGATTCCTGGAGAAACCTTACACCAGAGCGCAGGTTGCCCGGATGGTGAAAAAGTATCAGGAGCGTGAGAAGGATATGGAGTGGTGA